Proteins co-encoded in one Cinclus cinclus chromosome Z, bCinCin1.1, whole genome shotgun sequence genomic window:
- the NFIL3 gene encoding nuclear factor interleukin-3-regulated protein → MQLRKMQTLKKEHGPVDTSSNVDKIMVLKSTLAEVSEELSTNEDILLTEASSGKSKSSACRRKREFIPDEKKDAMYWEKRRKNNEAAKRSREKRRLNDLVLENKLIALGEENATLKAELLSLKLKFGLISSAAYAQEIQKLSSSTTVYFQDYQSSKSNINSFVDEHEPSIVGSSCISVIKHSPQSSMSDVSETSTVEHTQPSRIQNNCRSPENKFQIIKQEPMELEREPRDDRGSYKASIYPNYMGATFNVYSHSPPLLQVNRSSSNSPRTSETDDGVVGKSSDGEDEQQVPKGPIHSPVEHKNVHATVKVPEVNSSALPHKLRIKAKAMQVKVEAMDNDYDATQKLSSPIDMSSKRHFELEKHGAQNLMHSSHTPFSVQVTNIQDWSLKPELWHQKELNVKIQSGCKTGVVEIKDNIYNVSESENLYLKQGIANLSAEVASLKRLITTQISASDSG, encoded by the coding sequence ATGCAGCTGAGAAAAATGCAGACCCTTAAAAAGGAGCACGGACCTGTTGATACAAGTAGCAATGTGGACAAAATCATGGTACTTAAGTCAACCTTAGCAGAAGTATCTGAAGAATTGTCTACAAATGAAGATATACTACTTACTGAAGCAAGTAGTGGAAAGAGCAAATCTTCAGCTTGCCGGAGAAAGCGAGAATTCATTCcagatgaaaagaaagatgCGATGTATTGGGAGAAAAGGCGGAAAAATAATGAAGCTGCCAAAAGATCTCGTGAAAAGCGACGACTGAATGACCTTGTCTTAGAGAACAAACTAATTGCACTGGGAGAAGAGAATGCCACTTtgaaggcagagctgctttcaTTGAAGTTAAAGTTTGGTTTAATTAGTTCTGCGGCCTATGCCCAAGAGATACAGAAACTCAGTAGCTCAACAACTGTGTATTTTCAAGATTATCAGAGTTCAAAATCCAATATTAACTCATTTGTAGATGAACATGAACCATCTATAGTTGGTAGCAGCTGTATTTCTGTCATTAAGCATTCTCCTCAAAGCTCAATGTCTGATGTATCTGAAACATCAACTGTAGAGCATACCCAACCAAGTCGTATACAAAACAACTGTAGAAGTCCTGAAAATAAGTTCCAGATTATAAAGCAGGAGCCCATGGAATTAGAGAGAGAGCCAAGAGATGACAGAGGTTCCTATAAAGCATCCATATATCCAAACTACATGGGAGCTACCTTTAATGTGTACTCACATTCTCCTCCTCTCTTGCAAGTTAATAGGTCCTCCAGTAATTCTCCAAGAACGTCAGAAACTGATGATGGTGTAGTTGGAAAGTCATCTGATGGAGAAGATGAACAGCAGGTTCCTAAGGGTCCAATTCATTCCCCAGTTGAACATAAAAATGTTCATGCAACAGTTAAAGTTCCAGAGGTGAATTCTTCAGCTTTGCCTCACAAGCTTCGAATCAAAGCCAAAGCCATGCAAGTTAAAGTGGAAGCAATGGATAATGACTATGATGCAACACAGAAATTGTCGTCACCCATTGACATGTCCTCAAAAAGACATTTTGAGCTTGAAAAACATGGTGCGCAAAATTTGATGCATTCTTCTCACACTCCTTTCTCAGTTCAAGTGACTAATATCCAAGACTGGTCACTTAAACCAGAACTCTGGCATCAGAAGGAACTCAACGTTAAAATTCAGAGTGGTTGCAAAACTGGAGTTGTTGAAATAAAAGACAATATCTACAATGTCTCTGAGTCAGAGAACCTCTATTTGAAGCAGGGCATAGCAAACTTATCTGCAGAGGTTGCTTCACTTAAAAGACTTATAACTACACAAATCTCTGCATCAGACTCTGGTTAA